The following proteins are encoded in a genomic region of Leptospira fainei serovar Hurstbridge str. BUT 6:
- a CDS encoding putative bifunctional diguanylate cyclase/phosphodiesterase — protein sequence MNHKDFNLYSSFNKIRFLKSYTSKIMIVAFLGAQIPLSSLLFFFAIFATADSQNTIHIILLALLSTFIGTFITLFGLRKLLAPIVHTSKSLRRYKSEKILPDLPTEFHDEVGTLMRDTASTVKKLDELVHYLVNYDGLTGLPNRTLFLEKFSIALRELSEKDNALSMPILSLEVTRIKEIRFNYGLHVGDLYLRGLAQKLEVLLGQETVLARTGDGEFSFFPVLPDSKVLSDAEEWAKKIQEAASSSIQVVSQSISSEIKAGIAVYPFDGKSSDQLLVKSETALNQAKQSGFSKVQSYSSEWKIRMKEKYLMEKDLIQSIAKEELFLQYQPRIDLQTGKTVSAEALVRWQHPDLGIVSPAVFIPIAEESGFIMEIGEFVLEKALEDLAKWKKANHSPIRISINLSAKQLEDSQIPKKILRSIEKYEIEVGDIELEITESSLITNMTSALEILAELHSWGIALSLDDFGTGYSNLAYLSRLPLRTLKIDQSFVRRILVDSNSLAISRTIVALGKSLGLRITAEGIETEDQLRKIRDLGCDEVQGFYFSRPISFQDLIEFTHKK from the coding sequence GTGAATCACAAAGATTTTAATCTTTATTCATCATTCAATAAAATCCGTTTTTTAAAATCTTATACTAGTAAGATCATGATCGTAGCCTTTTTAGGCGCGCAAATCCCGCTAAGTTCTTTACTGTTCTTTTTCGCGATCTTTGCAACGGCCGATTCCCAAAACACGATTCATATTATTCTTCTCGCTCTTCTTTCAACGTTTATCGGCACGTTCATTACATTATTCGGATTGCGTAAACTTTTAGCTCCTATCGTTCATACGTCCAAGTCCTTACGCAGATATAAGTCGGAAAAGATTCTCCCGGATTTACCGACGGAATTTCACGACGAAGTCGGAACTCTAATGAGAGATACGGCGAGCACGGTTAAAAAACTAGACGAGCTTGTACATTATTTGGTAAATTACGACGGATTAACCGGTCTTCCGAATCGGACTCTTTTTCTAGAAAAATTTTCGATCGCTTTACGCGAACTTTCCGAAAAAGACAATGCGCTTAGCATGCCGATTCTTTCTTTAGAAGTCACTCGGATCAAAGAGATACGATTCAATTACGGCCTGCACGTCGGAGATTTGTACCTTCGCGGATTAGCTCAAAAGTTGGAAGTCCTACTCGGACAAGAAACCGTGTTAGCTCGCACTGGAGATGGAGAATTTTCTTTTTTCCCGGTTCTCCCCGACTCGAAAGTTTTATCCGATGCGGAGGAATGGGCTAAGAAAATTCAAGAAGCAGCCTCTTCTTCGATACAAGTAGTCAGTCAAAGTATCTCATCCGAAATCAAAGCCGGTATCGCCGTATACCCCTTCGACGGTAAATCATCCGATCAACTTCTTGTTAAATCGGAAACCGCATTAAACCAAGCAAAGCAATCCGGTTTCTCGAAAGTGCAGTCGTATTCGTCCGAATGGAAAATCCGTATGAAAGAGAAATACTTAATGGAGAAGGATCTTATACAATCCATAGCCAAAGAAGAATTATTTCTACAGTATCAACCGCGTATCGATCTACAAACTGGAAAAACTGTATCGGCGGAGGCTTTGGTTCGCTGGCAGCATCCCGATCTCGGAATTGTTTCACCGGCTGTTTTTATTCCGATCGCCGAGGAATCCGGCTTCATCATGGAGATCGGTGAATTTGTCTTGGAAAAGGCGTTGGAGGATTTGGCAAAATGGAAAAAAGCGAATCACTCGCCGATTCGTATTTCGATTAATCTTTCCGCAAAGCAGCTGGAAGATTCGCAGATTCCTAAAAAAATTCTCCGCTCCATCGAAAAATACGAGATCGAAGTAGGAGATATCGAGTTAGAGATTACGGAATCCAGTTTGATAACAAACATGACCTCTGCATTAGAAATTCTAGCTGAACTACACTCATGGGGAATCGCCCTCTCCCTCGACGATTTCGGGACCGGCTATTCAAATCTCGCCTATTTAAGCCGGCTTCCGTTGCGTACCTTAAAAATTGATCAGTCCTTCGTGCGCAGAATCCTAGTCGATTCCAACTCTCTTGCAATTTCGCGAACGATCGTCGCATTAGGTAAGAGTCTCGGACTTAGGATTACGGCAGAAGGAATCGAGACAGAGGACCAACTTAGAAAAATCCGCGATCTAGGTTGTGATGAAGTGCAAGGATTTTATTTTAGCCGACCCATTTCATTTCAAGATCTCATTGAATTTACTCACAAGAAATAG
- a CDS encoding alkane 1-monooxygenase, whose product MSNWKRFAFLVAFIVPALAVVGYYLGGGFNFLTFTVVFGILPILDVLVGSDPSNPDEAEVVGLQQEFYFRFLTYVWAWLQFALVLWSLWEVQTHNLTWLEWTGFVLAIGINTGGIGITVAHELGHKNTKVEQWYSKFILMTVCYMHFFIEHNRGHHINVSTDGDPASSRKGESFYSFYPRTVMGSFTDAWFLEKKRLEKKGRSVWTFENEMITSMIVPALFIGAVLGVFYALTGILKWEVLAFFLVQSWIAFSLLELVNYIEHYGLKRLEVSPGKFEKVLPIHSWNQNFAVSNAFLFQLQRHSDHHANAGRRYQSLRHFDESPQLPYGYEVMILIALFPSLWYKIMDWRLENWKQKYYGSSDGDKRRKDSDAMQKGKVAVV is encoded by the coding sequence ATGAGTAACTGGAAGAGATTCGCGTTCCTAGTCGCATTCATAGTGCCTGCGCTGGCGGTTGTCGGCTACTATTTGGGAGGAGGATTTAACTTCCTCACGTTTACTGTCGTATTCGGTATTTTACCGATTTTGGATGTTTTAGTCGGCTCAGATCCATCTAACCCTGATGAGGCGGAAGTAGTCGGATTGCAGCAGGAATTTTATTTTAGATTTTTGACTTACGTCTGGGCCTGGCTTCAATTTGCCTTAGTGCTCTGGTCGTTATGGGAAGTCCAAACACATAATTTAACTTGGTTGGAATGGACCGGTTTTGTCTTAGCGATCGGAATCAATACGGGTGGAATCGGAATCACTGTAGCTCACGAGTTAGGTCATAAAAATACGAAAGTAGAGCAATGGTATTCAAAATTTATTCTTATGACCGTTTGCTATATGCATTTCTTTATAGAGCATAATAGAGGGCATCATATTAACGTATCCACCGATGGAGATCCCGCTTCTAGCCGAAAAGGGGAATCTTTTTATTCGTTCTATCCGAGGACAGTGATGGGAAGTTTTACCGATGCTTGGTTTCTTGAGAAGAAGCGGTTGGAAAAGAAAGGAAGATCGGTTTGGACATTTGAAAACGAGATGATCACTTCCATGATCGTTCCGGCGCTTTTTATCGGAGCTGTGCTTGGAGTCTTTTATGCCCTCACCGGCATTCTAAAATGGGAAGTCCTAGCCTTCTTCTTAGTTCAAAGCTGGATCGCTTTTTCACTTTTAGAACTCGTGAATTACATAGAACATTACGGTTTGAAGCGTTTGGAAGTATCGCCGGGTAAGTTTGAAAAGGTTCTTCCGATTCATTCCTGGAATCAGAACTTCGCCGTATCGAACGCATTTTTATTTCAGCTTCAAAGACATTCGGACCACCACGCAAACGCGGGCCGCCGTTATCAAAGCCTTCGACATTTTGACGAAAGTCCACAGCTTCCTTACGGCTACGAAGTCATGATCCTGATTGCCTTGTTCCCGAGTTTATGGTACAAAATTATGGATTGGAGATTGGAGAATTGGAAGCAAAAATACTACGGTTCTTCAGACGGTGATAAACGAAGAAAAGATAGCGACGCTATGCAGAAAGGGAAGGTAGCGGTAGTTTAA
- the pepN gene encoding aminopeptidase N: MDNILTQQEALLRSNQISDVSYSLKLELELGSQEYSGDSTLRFVYSGGKKGQLKVDFVSQKIEILWLNGKEEKNYEKKESSLQFPAELLLTGNNELRVKYKNTFDHTGSGFHKFKDPADSAEYMHTDFEPFEAHRLFPAFDQPDLKAVYDLEVTGPIQWTYIHNTLPFSEEMLANERKRIRFTRTKKFSTYLFALIVGPYAVWEDKAGNIPLRLFCRKSLAKFMDAPNIFAITKEAFAFLQDYFGIPYPYGKYDQIFVPEFNMGAMENVGAVTFSESYIFRGPRIYSEYLNRANTIYHEMVHMWFGNLVTMKWWNDLWLNESFADYLSYYSMSKGKLFSDALEHFYVREEWAYREDQLSTTHPIAGKAENTLEAISNFDGISYSKGASVLRQLMYYVGEEKFRDAMRLYFKRHAEGNTVLEDFLASMSEISGIDVRGWSREWLETTGVNTLSPANKNGRSFLLQRPSEGNNLHRTHALQATLYRETDGKFVQLERKRILIKGEETLLEESLQPTATDLLLLNTEDYAYAKTYLPTESISLLKKRLDTLSDRFSRRIVWGSLWQMVRDAELSPRDFLDLVFDQGMKEPDLSVRNSHILTKALTAISNYLPQAEREVWSEKLNAIAKTQLAKRTNQEQEQILWFRILESTSRTQSQLAYLKLLLQGKDSIFGLPIDQERRWGILARLSAFGDSEGLNLLSQEEQKDGSDLGAKKAYLARISFPDSKIKKEAWDRFKTPKEGDSTDFLRFGMRGFQWDHQKEILAPFVNEYFDSVIQIYEKRDPHFSGAFGHMLFPSFEPDPALLQKTQDFLKDHPNLPELLRKDLQQQRDDLVRTLRILEKYKK, from the coding sequence ATGGATAATATCTTAACCCAACAGGAAGCGCTTTTACGATCCAACCAAATCTCGGACGTATCTTATTCCCTCAAACTTGAATTGGAACTAGGGTCTCAGGAATATTCAGGAGATTCGACTCTTCGATTCGTTTATTCCGGAGGAAAGAAAGGACAGCTCAAAGTGGACTTCGTTTCCCAAAAGATAGAAATTCTTTGGTTGAACGGAAAAGAAGAAAAGAATTACGAGAAAAAGGAATCCAGTCTTCAATTTCCGGCAGAGCTACTCTTAACGGGAAACAACGAACTAAGAGTAAAATATAAAAATACGTTCGATCATACAGGTTCCGGTTTCCATAAGTTCAAAGATCCTGCCGACTCCGCGGAATATATGCATACCGACTTCGAACCCTTCGAAGCGCACCGGCTATTTCCCGCTTTCGATCAACCCGATCTAAAAGCGGTTTATGATTTGGAAGTGACCGGCCCAATTCAATGGACCTATATTCATAATACTTTGCCTTTTTCGGAAGAGATGTTGGCGAACGAAAGAAAAAGGATTCGATTTACCAGAACCAAAAAGTTTTCCACATATCTATTCGCGTTGATCGTAGGTCCCTATGCGGTTTGGGAAGATAAGGCGGGCAATATTCCGTTACGATTGTTTTGCAGAAAATCTCTCGCCAAATTTATGGATGCGCCGAATATTTTCGCGATCACCAAGGAAGCTTTCGCCTTTTTACAAGATTATTTCGGGATTCCATATCCCTACGGAAAATACGATCAAATCTTCGTTCCGGAATTCAATATGGGTGCAATGGAAAACGTCGGTGCGGTTACGTTTTCGGAAAGTTACATATTTAGAGGTCCTAGAATCTATTCGGAATATCTAAATCGAGCGAACACGATTTATCACGAAATGGTTCATATGTGGTTTGGAAATCTGGTTACGATGAAATGGTGGAACGATCTCTGGCTGAATGAAAGTTTTGCCGACTATCTTTCGTACTACTCGATGTCCAAAGGAAAACTATTTTCCGATGCGCTGGAGCACTTCTATGTACGCGAGGAGTGGGCCTATCGGGAGGATCAACTTTCTACCACCCATCCGATCGCCGGGAAGGCGGAAAATACCTTGGAAGCGATCAGCAATTTTGACGGAATCTCTTATTCAAAAGGCGCATCCGTTCTAAGGCAGTTGATGTATTACGTCGGTGAGGAAAAATTTCGGGATGCGATGCGACTCTACTTCAAGCGTCATGCCGAGGGAAATACGGTACTCGAAGATTTTTTAGCAAGCATGTCTGAAATAAGCGGGATCGACGTTCGAGGTTGGAGCCGAGAATGGTTGGAAACAACCGGAGTCAATACTTTAAGTCCAGCAAACAAAAACGGAAGATCGTTTCTCCTACAAAGGCCGTCGGAAGGAAATAATCTTCATAGAACCCACGCTCTGCAAGCGACGCTGTACAGAGAAACCGACGGTAAGTTCGTCCAACTCGAAAGAAAGAGAATACTTATCAAAGGAGAAGAGACTCTTTTAGAGGAAAGCCTGCAACCTACGGCAACGGATCTTTTACTCTTAAATACCGAAGACTACGCTTATGCAAAAACATACCTTCCAACCGAATCGATTTCACTTTTAAAAAAACGTTTAGATACTCTTTCGGATCGCTTCTCTCGACGCATCGTTTGGGGAAGTTTATGGCAAATGGTTCGCGACGCAGAACTCTCTCCGAGAGATTTTTTGGACCTGGTCTTTGACCAAGGGATGAAGGAACCTGATCTCTCCGTTCGAAACAGTCACATACTAACCAAGGCATTGACTGCGATTTCCAATTATCTGCCGCAAGCGGAACGGGAAGTTTGGTCGGAAAAACTGAACGCAATCGCAAAAACGCAGCTCGCAAAGAGGACGAATCAAGAGCAGGAACAGATACTATGGTTTCGAATTCTGGAAAGCACTTCCCGTACGCAAAGCCAACTCGCATATTTAAAACTTCTATTACAAGGTAAGGATTCGATTTTCGGACTTCCGATCGACCAAGAACGAAGATGGGGAATTCTTGCCCGCCTAAGCGCCTTCGGAGATTCCGAGGGATTAAATCTATTATCGCAAGAAGAACAAAAGGACGGCTCGGATTTGGGAGCCAAGAAAGCTTATTTGGCTCGAATTTCTTTTCCGGATTCCAAAATTAAAAAAGAAGCGTGGGATCGATTTAAAACGCCGAAAGAAGGAGATTCCACCGACTTTCTACGTTTCGGTATGCGGGGATTTCAATGGGATCATCAAAAGGAAATATTGGCCCCATTCGTTAACGAATACTTCGACTCTGTGATCCAGATCTACGAAAAGAGAGACCCGCATTTTTCGGGAGCCTTCGGTCATATGTTGTTTCCTTCCTTTGAGCCGGACCCTGCCCTTCTTCAAAAAACCCAGGATTTTCTTAAAGATCATCCGAACCTTCCCGAGCTTTTGCGAAAAGATTTGCAGCAACAACGGGACGATTTGGTACGAACTTTAAGGATTTTGGAAAAATATAAGAAGTAA
- a CDS encoding MFS transporter, producing the protein MKKKFFTRTPFESLLIPEFRNFVLAKFLITTSFILQSTIVFWQIYKITGDALSLGLIGLTEAIPSIFISFFSGLVVDSVPRKKVIVSSLALLTLCSILLFSFTTPYFSWVILGYGSLPIYSVIFLSGIARGFLSPSVAAFQTQLVPKEVFPNAATWGGIAWQASSVLGPFLGGLLIGFSGIESAYFTDMALMIFAFGLLLFIPSKPLPESGPKESILVSLASGWKFVFGHQVILGAISLDLFAVLFGGAVALLPAFAEQILSLGPEGYGILRMSPAAGAVLCALFIAAKPPKKDSGKLLLACVFGFGLSMILFAFSRNFYLSAFALIASGAFDMVSVVIRQTIVQLYTPEHMRGRVSAVNNIFIGSSNEIGAFESGVMAKWMGLAPSVVFGGLMTLVTVGFVATVAPRLRKLDLKDVTG; encoded by the coding sequence ATGAAAAAAAAATTCTTCACTAGAACTCCCTTTGAGTCTCTCCTCATTCCGGAATTTCGAAACTTCGTCCTCGCAAAATTTCTAATCACCACTTCCTTCATTCTTCAATCTACGATCGTGTTTTGGCAAATTTACAAAATCACCGGGGATGCGTTAAGTTTAGGCTTAATCGGATTGACCGAAGCGATCCCTTCCATCTTCATTTCTTTTTTTTCCGGTCTAGTGGTCGATAGTGTTCCTCGCAAGAAAGTGATCGTTTCCTCTCTCGCATTACTGACTCTATGTTCCATCCTTCTTTTTTCCTTCACGACTCCTTATTTTTCATGGGTGATATTGGGTTACGGAAGCCTCCCGATTTACTCGGTGATTTTTCTGTCCGGAATCGCGAGAGGATTCTTAAGCCCGAGCGTCGCAGCTTTCCAAACTCAACTCGTTCCGAAAGAAGTGTTCCCTAACGCGGCAACTTGGGGAGGAATCGCTTGGCAGGCATCCTCCGTACTCGGCCCTTTCTTAGGAGGACTATTGATCGGATTCAGCGGAATCGAATCCGCTTACTTTACCGATATGGCCTTGATGATTTTCGCCTTCGGCCTTTTACTATTCATTCCGTCCAAACCTCTGCCCGAAAGCGGTCCTAAGGAATCCATCTTAGTAAGTTTAGCTTCGGGATGGAAATTCGTATTTGGACATCAGGTTATCTTAGGAGCAATCTCTTTGGATCTGTTCGCCGTTCTTTTTGGAGGAGCCGTCGCACTACTGCCGGCTTTTGCGGAACAGATTCTTTCATTAGGACCGGAAGGATACGGAATATTAAGAATGTCTCCTGCGGCAGGAGCCGTTTTATGCGCGTTATTCATCGCCGCCAAGCCGCCTAAAAAAGATTCCGGAAAACTATTGCTCGCATGCGTATTCGGATTCGGCCTTAGCATGATTCTTTTCGCTTTTTCTCGTAATTTCTACCTTTCGGCATTTGCATTAATAGCAAGCGGAGCTTTCGATATGGTCAGCGTCGTGATCCGGCAAACGATCGTACAACTATATACTCCCGAACATATGCGCGGTCGAGTTTCCGCAGTAAATAATATCTTCATAGGCTCCTCGAATGAAATCGGTGCGTTCGAATCAGGAGTGATGGCCAAGTGGATGGGATTGGCTCCTTCAGTCGTTTTCGGAGGACTGATGACTCTAGTGACCGTAGGCTTTGTAGCAACGGTAGCCCCTCGTCTTAGAAAGTTGGACTTGAAGGACGTAACGGGATAA
- a CDS encoding NUDIX hydrolase has protein sequence MQEFRPTDYRPDSNLWKRGAKKLLFHTPIFDLVSCHTESPDGNVSRDFFHLISKDWVNVIALTSEGKILLINQYRHGLDRYSLEIPGGIAEKETLLESAQAELREETGYISDEWEYLGKVSGNPAIFDNWCHTYIARNVTPHEGGQDLDESEQIEFYEYPLEGVPSLMEQNILHHGMMVAALGMFFLKYPLKK, from the coding sequence ATGCAAGAATTTCGACCAACCGATTACCGCCCCGACTCAAATCTCTGGAAACGAGGCGCCAAAAAACTTCTTTTTCATACCCCTATCTTCGATTTAGTCTCCTGTCATACGGAATCGCCGGATGGAAATGTCTCGAGAGATTTCTTCCATCTAATCTCGAAGGATTGGGTAAACGTAATCGCACTGACGAGCGAAGGAAAAATTCTACTAATCAATCAGTATAGGCATGGTTTAGATCGATATTCCCTGGAAATTCCTGGAGGAATCGCCGAGAAGGAAACTCTACTAGAATCTGCACAGGCCGAGTTGCGAGAGGAAACCGGATATATCTCCGACGAGTGGGAATATCTGGGAAAGGTCTCCGGAAATCCGGCCATTTTCGATAACTGGTGCCATACTTACATTGCTCGGAATGTAACTCCTCACGAAGGCGGGCAGGACTTGGATGAAAGCGAACAGATAGAGTTCTACGAGTATCCCTTGGAAGGAGTTCCTTCACTCATGGAACAAAACATACTTCATCACGGTATGATGGTCGCAGCGCTCGGAATGTTTTTCCTCAAATACCCATTAAAAAAATAA
- a CDS encoding ATP-dependent helicase, whose protein sequence is MKLNPEQEKAVQTVQGPLLIFAGAGSGKTRVISNRISHMVQDHHIPASKIVALSFTNKSAKEMAERVRKLVPRNLLKGIVLSTFHSLGLGILKKHIEKLGYKQPFLLLNQADQEGLITGMLVAQKIEPKRAQVSEILGKISRVKNSGPEYLEFLRTSINEGDLTAASLFQQYQDSLKEQNCIDFDDLILLPFRLLVNFEEVREEYHKKFQYFMVDEFQDTNRTQYEFLRALMGTSNDLCVVGDDDQSIYAFRGSDVSLILGFEKDFPAATVIRLLENYRSTDIIVSAANSLIRHNSSRREKELYSKVPGARKVKYVERIDEKDEAEWVADSIREEIIKEARKGSQIAILFRTNFQSRPFEEAFRTRDMPYKVVGGYNFFDRKEVRDLISYIRLIANQKDDASLLRIINYPKRGIGPGSISLVHEKAGHNKESLYETLFRVCESPDFIPDLNRKVASEIYNFVNLIEKAKKKFSSSPRLFFALRELIADLGLEKEIVLEEKEEKVAKARIYNMSELVNMLAFFEENNESGEKPTLFDFINRLAMLMEDAPTDEKEDNRVQLLTIHQSKGLEFESVYVVGLEEGILPNGRIATEENAVDEERRLMYVAMTRAKAHLCLTGAANRRKFGEQLSSEPSRFLKEIDSDTLDWLSNEETRQQETDDFLQELEKLKTG, encoded by the coding sequence ATGAAGCTGAACCCAGAACAGGAAAAAGCGGTACAAACCGTCCAAGGCCCATTGCTCATTTTTGCCGGAGCAGGATCCGGTAAGACGAGGGTGATATCGAATCGGATTTCTCATATGGTCCAGGACCATCATATTCCCGCTTCGAAAATCGTTGCTCTATCCTTTACGAATAAGAGCGCAAAAGAAATGGCAGAGCGCGTGCGGAAGCTTGTGCCTCGCAATTTATTGAAAGGAATCGTTTTATCGACGTTCCATTCGCTGGGGTTGGGAATTCTAAAAAAGCATATCGAAAAATTAGGTTATAAACAACCTTTCCTTCTGTTAAACCAAGCGGACCAGGAAGGATTGATCACCGGTATGCTCGTCGCTCAAAAAATAGAACCGAAGCGAGCGCAGGTGAGCGAGATTCTCGGAAAGATTTCCCGCGTCAAAAACTCGGGACCGGAATATCTGGAATTTCTTCGTACTTCGATTAACGAAGGCGATTTAACGGCGGCATCCCTCTTTCAACAATATCAAGATTCTTTGAAGGAACAAAACTGCATCGACTTTGACGATTTAATCTTATTACCCTTCAGGCTACTTGTCAATTTCGAAGAGGTTCGGGAAGAGTATCATAAAAAGTTCCAGTATTTTATGGTCGACGAATTTCAAGATACGAATCGGACCCAATATGAATTCCTGCGCGCCTTGATGGGAACTTCGAACGATCTCTGCGTTGTCGGAGACGACGATCAATCGATATACGCATTTCGCGGTTCCGACGTTAGTCTTATTCTCGGTTTCGAAAAGGATTTTCCCGCTGCCACCGTGATTCGTCTTCTCGAGAATTATCGATCCACCGATATTATCGTGTCCGCCGCAAATTCCTTGATTCGTCATAACTCTTCTCGGCGCGAGAAGGAACTTTATTCTAAAGTTCCAGGTGCGAGAAAAGTGAAATATGTGGAAAGGATAGACGAAAAAGACGAAGCGGAATGGGTAGCCGATAGTATTCGGGAAGAAATCATCAAAGAAGCTCGAAAGGGAAGCCAGATCGCGATTCTATTCCGGACCAATTTTCAATCTCGTCCTTTCGAAGAAGCCTTTCGAACTCGGGACATGCCGTACAAAGTGGTCGGCGGTTATAATTTTTTTGATAGAAAAGAGGTTCGAGATTTAATTTCCTATATCCGTTTGATTGCAAACCAAAAAGATGATGCCTCGTTATTGCGCATTATTAACTACCCTAAACGCGGGATCGGCCCGGGTTCGATTTCTCTCGTGCATGAAAAGGCAGGACATAATAAAGAGTCGTTATACGAAACCTTATTCCGGGTTTGCGAGTCTCCCGATTTTATTCCCGATTTGAATAGAAAAGTCGCTTCCGAGATCTATAACTTCGTTAATTTAATAGAGAAGGCTAAGAAAAAATTTTCCTCCTCGCCTCGGCTCTTTTTCGCCTTGCGCGAGTTAATCGCGGATTTGGGTTTGGAAAAGGAAATCGTTCTCGAGGAGAAGGAGGAGAAGGTAGCAAAAGCAAGAATCTATAATATGTCCGAACTGGTGAATATGTTGGCCTTTTTTGAGGAAAATAACGAATCAGGCGAGAAACCGACGCTTTTTGACTTTATTAACCGACTTGCAATGCTTATGGAAGATGCCCCTACCGATGAGAAAGAAGATAACAGGGTGCAGCTGCTAACGATCCATCAATCCAAGGGACTGGAATTCGAATCGGTGTATGTGGTAGGCTTGGAAGAAGGAATTCTCCCGAACGGTCGAATTGCTACTGAAGAAAATGCCGTTGACGAGGAGCGCAGGCTGATGTATGTGGCGATGACTCGAGCCAAAGCCCATTTATGCTTGACAGGAGCCGCAAATCGCCGCAAATTTGGGGAGCAATTGAGTTCGGAGCCTTCTCGGTTCCTAAAAGAGATCGACTCCGACACCCTAGATTGGCTTTCGAACGAGGAAACTAGGCAACAGGAGACGGATGACTTTCTCCAAGAACTTGAAAAATTGAAAACGGGATGA
- a CDS encoding tetratricopeptide repeat protein → MNKYLTILILGNLTLFSCATAQRDTAVSANLESQVRAEIKIIDAQLQTTSTEDKKRSELLLQKSKLLLKIESFKEASLVLKELQNSKEGKNLLHLDHYLGSAYLGINDYGNAIVHFRKSDNIDRDFESANRKKMWAKAYFEDEKYGQALGILGRAARDKNFEKDLFYYETVVVSFYRIKEYKRCQMVLEEGLQKFPESAVLRETSEKIAQLLPR, encoded by the coding sequence ATGAATAAATATCTCACGATATTGATACTTGGAAACCTAACCCTCTTTTCCTGCGCTACGGCACAGAGAGATACGGCGGTTTCAGCCAACTTGGAGTCCCAGGTTAGAGCCGAGATAAAAATCATAGATGCCCAACTGCAAACGACCAGCACTGAAGACAAAAAAAGGTCGGAACTTCTTCTCCAAAAATCAAAACTTCTACTGAAAATCGAATCCTTTAAAGAAGCTTCGCTTGTCTTAAAAGAACTCCAAAATTCCAAGGAAGGAAAAAACCTTCTGCATCTGGACCATTATCTCGGTTCGGCATATTTGGGAATTAACGATTATGGTAATGCGATTGTTCACTTCCGTAAATCCGATAATATTGATAGAGACTTCGAATCGGCTAATCGTAAAAAAATGTGGGCAAAGGCGTATTTCGAAGATGAAAAATACGGCCAGGCTCTGGGAATTTTAGGTCGTGCAGCTCGGGATAAGAATTTTGAGAAAGACTTGTTCTATTACGAAACTGTTGTCGTTAGTTTCTATCGGATTAAGGAATACAAAAGATGCCAGATGGTTCTGGAAGAAGGATTGCAGAAATTTCCAGAGAGCGCCGTACTACGGGAGACCTCGGAAAAAATCGCGCAACTCCTTCCGCGATAA